The following coding sequences lie in one Cucurbita pepo subsp. pepo cultivar mu-cu-16 chromosome LG13, ASM280686v2, whole genome shotgun sequence genomic window:
- the LOC111808100 gene encoding mannose-6-phosphate isomerase 1-like, which produces MNEEDDNRLKKRKKKRLLGADRRKRLLRLKCYVQNYDWGVIGCDSQVARLFSLNSGSGTPDPRECYAEFWIGTHKSGPSFVVFGRDYNNAAAALGSNAVSLKDWISVDPGAVLGDKVARKWGGDLPFLFKVLSVEKALSIQAHPDKELARALHEAQPSIYKDDNHKPEMALALTGFEALCGFISSKELKGVLSSVPEIVELVQCGDAEKFSHDSGQDGKEKVKQLFESIFSQIMSSNKGIVREAICKLKRRLSFEKKKRQLSAKEQLILRLEGQYPADVGILATFFLNYVKLKPGEALYVGPNEPHAYISGECIECMATSDNVVRAGLTSKKRDVQALLSMLNYKQGFPEILQGVSLNEYTRKYAPPFDEFEVDRCILPQAASVSFPSVPGPSLFLVISGKGTIITGYSEESTLEEGEVLFVPAYMEVSITSGATELHMYRAGVNNRFFGDL; this is translated from the exons ATGAACGAGGAAGATGATAACAgattgaagaagaggaagaagaagagactGTTAGGCGCCGACAGGAGGAAGCGCCTCCTTCGCCTAAAATGCTATGTCCAAAACTATGACTGGGGGGTTATTGGGTGTGATTCCCAAGTCGCGAGGCTGTTTTCGCTTAATTCAGGTTCCGGCACTCCCGATCCGAGGGAATGTTACGCCGAGTTCTGGATTGGGACGCATAAATCCGGCCCctcatttgttgtttttggacGGGATTATAATAATGCCGCCGCTGCGCTTGGATCCAACGCCGTGAGTCTCAAGGATTGGATCTCCGTCGATCCGGGTGCTGTGCTGGGTGATAAGGTTGCGAGGAAATGGGGAGGCGATCTTCCCTTTCTCTTCAAG GTGCTGTCTGTAGAGAAGGCTCTATCCATTCAGGCTCATCCGGATAAAGAGTTGGCGAGAGCTTTGCACGAAGCTCAACCAAGCATCTATAAAGATGATAATCACAAGCCTGAAATGGCTCTTGCATTGACTGGGTTTGAAGCCCTTTGTGGGTTCATCAGCTCTAAG GAGCTCAAGGGGGTGCTGAGTAGCGTTCCTGAGATAGTAGAGTTGGTCCAATGTGGAGATGCAGAGAAGTTCTCACACGATAGTGGGCAAGATGGGAAGGAGAAAGTAAAACAACTTTTTGAGTCCATATTTAGTCAGATCATGTCATCTAACAAGGGCATAGTTCGCGAGGCtatatgtaaattaaaaaggCGTCTAAGTTTCGAGAAAAAG AAGAGACAATTGTCTGCCAAAGAACAATTGATTCTCAGACTAGAAGGTCAATATCCAGCTGATGTTGGTATACTAGCAACATTTTTTCTCAACTATGTCAAGTTAAAACCGGGCGAAGCGTTATATGTTGGTCCAAACGAACCGCATGCGTATATATCTGGGGAATGCATCGAGTGTATGGCAACCTCTGACAACGTTGTTCGGGCTGGCCTTACCTCGAAGAAAAGAGACGTTCAAGCCCTTCTTTCAATGCTCAACTACAAACAG GGTTTTCCTGAAATTTTGCAAGGAGTTTCGTTGAACGAATACACGAGAAAGTACGCCCCTCCCTTCGATGAATTCGAAGTTGATCGCTGTATTCTTCCTCAAGCTGCATCTGTGTCTTTCCCTTCTGTCCCAGGACCATCTCTCTTTCTGGTGATATCTGGAAAAGGGACAATTATCACAGGCTATTCTGAAGAAAGTACATTAGAAGAGGGTGAAGTTCTGTTCGTTCCAGCATACATGGAGGTCAGTATAACATCTGGAGCTACAGAATTACATATGTACAGAGCTGGCGTCAACAACAGATTCTTTGGGGACTTGTGA
- the LOC111808630 gene encoding glutamine--tRNA ligase isoform X2, whose product MTVKNENLDKDKLLEQFLRIGLDERTARNTVANNKVTANLNAVIHEAGVLEGCDKAVGNLLYTVATKYPTNALVHRPILLKYVTSNKIKMPAQLEAAFSFFSAAGQEDIKLNEFEDKCGVGVEVSVEEIEKTVNEVFEEHKNEILEQRYRTNVGDLFGQVRKKHPWADPKIVKQYIDSKLFELLGERTAADNEKIVKKKKEKPAKVDDKPVAIVSVEQPPSEEDLNPYLIFPRPEDNYKVHTEVFFSNGTILRCCNTKELLEKHLKATGGRVLTRFPPEPNGYLHIGHAKAMFVDFGLAKERGGGCYLRYDDTNPEAEKKEYIDHIEEIVKWMGWEPFKITYTSDYFQDLYELAVELIRRGHAYVDHQTPDEIKEYREKKMNSPWRDRPVAESLKLFDEMKQGLIEEGKATLRMKQDMQSDNFNMYDLIAYRIKFTPHPHAGDKWCIYPSYDYAHCTVDSLENITHSLCTLEFETRRASYYWLLHALDLYQPYVWEYSRLNVSNNVLSKRKLNRLVTEKWVDGWDDPRLLTLAGLRRRGVTSTAINAFVRGMGITRSDCSLIQFNRLEYHIREELNKTAARAMVVLQPLKVVITNLENGSILDLDAKKWPEAQADEASAFYKVPFSNIVYIEQSDFRLKDSKDYYGLAPGKSVLLRYAYPIKCTDVILADDKETVLEIRAEYDASKKSKPKGVLHWVAQPSPGVNPLNVEVRLFDKLFLSENPAELDNWLADLNPHSKVVIPSAYAVPELRNAVVGDTFQFERLGYFAVDKDSTPEKLVFNRTVTLRDSYKSSK is encoded by the exons ATGACGGTGAAAAACGAGAATCTCGACAAGGACAAGTTGCTGGAGCAGTTTCTGAGAATCGGATTGGATGAGCGTACTGCACGAAACACCGTTGCCAACAATAAGGTCACTGCCAATCTCAATGCCGTTATTCATGAG GCTGGCGTGCTTGAAGGATGCGATAAGGCTGTTGGAAATCTATTGTATACT GTTGCGACAAAGTATCCTACAAATGCACTTGTTCATCGACCAATATTGCTGAAATATGTTACCTCAAATAAG ATAAAGATGCCGGCTCAATTGGAAGCggcattttcatttttttctgcTGCAGGCCAAgaagatattaaattaaatgaatttgaagatAAATGTGGTGTTG GTGTAGAAGTTTCagttgaagaaattgagaagacTGTGAATGAGGTCTTTGAAgaacataaaaatgaaattctgGAGCAACGTTATCGAACGAATG TGGGTGACTTGTTTGGGCAGGTACGGAAGAAGCATCCTTGGGCTGATCCAAAGATTGTAAAG CAATATATTGATtccaaattatttgaattactcGGTGAAAGGACTGCAGCAGATAATGAAAAgatagtgaaaaagaaaaaagagaagccTGCTAAAGTAGAC GATAAACCTGTTGCTATTGTTTCTGTGGAACAGCCTCCATCTGAGGAAGATCTTAACCCATATTTAATATTCCCCCGGCCAGAGGATAATTATAAg GTTCATACTGAAGTATTTTTCAGTAATGGAACTATCCTAAGATGTTGCAACACCAAGGAGCTGCTTGAAAAGCACCTAAAAGCAACAGGGGGAAGAGTTTTGACTCGCTTTCCTCCTGAACCAAATGGTTATCTTCATATTGGTCATGCCAAG GCAATGTTTGTTGATTTTGGCCTGGCAAAAGAGCGAGGTGGAGGTTGTTATTTGAg GTATGACGACACGAATCCAGAAGCTGAGAAGAAGGAATATATTGATCATATAGAAGAGATTGTCAAGTGGATGGGTTGGGAGCCTTTCAAG ATTACTTATACTAGTGATTACTTCCAAGATCTGTATGAGTTAGCTGTGGAGCTCATACGTAGGGGTCATGCTTATGTGGATCACCAG ACTCCTGACGAAATAAAGGAGtacagagagaaaaagatgaatagTCCCTGGAGGGATAGGCCTGTGGCTGAGTCATTGAAATTGTTTGACGAAATGAAGCAAGGTCTGATTGAGGAAGGCAAGGCGACTCTTAGAATGAAACAAGACATGCAGAGtgataattttaatatgtatGATCTTATTGCATATCGTATTAAG TTTACTCCTCATCCACATGCTGGAGACAAGTGGTGTATTTATCCAAGCTACGATTATGCACACTGCACTGTGGATTCTCTTGAGAATATAACACATTCG CTGTGTACCTTGGAATTTGAAACACGTCGTGCTTCGTACTACTGGTTATTGCATGCACTGGACCTTTATCAACCGTATGTGTGGGAATATTCTCGCCTCAATGTTTCAAATAATGTGTTGTCTAAGCGTAAG TTAAATCGACTGGTGACGGAAAAGTGGGTTGATGGTTGGGATGATCCTCGCCTATTGACACTTGCTGGTCTTAGGCGCAGAGGTGTTACATCAACTGCAATTAATGCGTTTGTTCGAGGAATGGGAATTACAAGAAG TGACTGTTCTTTGATTCAGTTCAATCGTCTTGAATATCACATTAGAGAAGAGCTAAATAAAACTGCTGCACGAGCAATGGTTGTCTTGCAGCCACTTAAG GTTGTTATTACAAACTTAGAAAATGGATCAATTTTGGATCTTGATGCCAAGAAATGGCCTGAAGCTCAAGCAGATGAGGCATCGGCCTTTTATAAG GTTCCCTTTTCCAATATTGTGTACATAGAACAATCAGATTTCCGGTTGAAAGATTCAAAAGATTACTATGGTCTTGCACCTGGAAAGTCTGTCCTTCTGAG GTATGCATATCCTATTAAATGTACAGATGTTATCCTTGCGGATGATAAGGAAACTGTACTTGAGATTCGAGCAGAATATGATGCTTCCAAGAAATCAAAGCCAAAG GGGGTCCTACATTGGGTTGCACAACCTTCTCCAGGAGTTAATCCGCTCAATGTGGAAGTTAGATTGTTTGACAAGCTATTCCTTTCTGAG AACCCTGCTGAACTTGATAATTGGCTTGCTGATTTGAACCCACATTCTAAAGTAGTCATCCCAAGTGCATATGCTGTACCAGAACTTAGGAATGCTGTTGTTGGGGATACATTCCAATTTGAAAGGCTTG GGTATTTTGCGGTTGATAAAGACTCAACTCCTGAGAAACTCGTATTCAATCGCACAGTCACGCTGAGAGATAGCTATAAGAGCAGCAAGTGA
- the LOC111808630 gene encoding glutamine--tRNA ligase isoform X1 yields the protein MTVKNENLDKDKLLEQFLRIGLDERTARNTVANNKVTANLNAVIHEAGVLEGCDKAVGNLLYTVATKYPTNALVHRPILLKYVTSNKIKMPAQLEAAFSFFSAAGQEDIKLNEFEDKCGVGVEVSVEEIEKTVNEVFEEHKNEILEQRYRTNVGDLFGQVRKKHPWADPKIVKQYIDSKLFELLGERTAADNEKIVKKKKEKPAKVDDKPVAIVSVEQPPSEEDLNPYLIFPRPEDNYKVHTEVFFSNGTILRCCNTKELLEKHLKATGGRVLTRFPPEPNGYLHIGHAKVVSAVLLYAFCLFFNCCLQSLTRNFPLFVIIIMIYQAMFVDFGLAKERGGGCYLRYDDTNPEAEKKEYIDHIEEIVKWMGWEPFKITYTSDYFQDLYELAVELIRRGHAYVDHQTPDEIKEYREKKMNSPWRDRPVAESLKLFDEMKQGLIEEGKATLRMKQDMQSDNFNMYDLIAYRIKFTPHPHAGDKWCIYPSYDYAHCTVDSLENITHSLCTLEFETRRASYYWLLHALDLYQPYVWEYSRLNVSNNVLSKRKLNRLVTEKWVDGWDDPRLLTLAGLRRRGVTSTAINAFVRGMGITRSDCSLIQFNRLEYHIREELNKTAARAMVVLQPLKVVITNLENGSILDLDAKKWPEAQADEASAFYKVPFSNIVYIEQSDFRLKDSKDYYGLAPGKSVLLRYAYPIKCTDVILADDKETVLEIRAEYDASKKSKPKGVLHWVAQPSPGVNPLNVEVRLFDKLFLSENPAELDNWLADLNPHSKVVIPSAYAVPELRNAVVGDTFQFERLGYFAVDKDSTPEKLVFNRTVTLRDSYKSSK from the exons ATGACGGTGAAAAACGAGAATCTCGACAAGGACAAGTTGCTGGAGCAGTTTCTGAGAATCGGATTGGATGAGCGTACTGCACGAAACACCGTTGCCAACAATAAGGTCACTGCCAATCTCAATGCCGTTATTCATGAG GCTGGCGTGCTTGAAGGATGCGATAAGGCTGTTGGAAATCTATTGTATACT GTTGCGACAAAGTATCCTACAAATGCACTTGTTCATCGACCAATATTGCTGAAATATGTTACCTCAAATAAG ATAAAGATGCCGGCTCAATTGGAAGCggcattttcatttttttctgcTGCAGGCCAAgaagatattaaattaaatgaatttgaagatAAATGTGGTGTTG GTGTAGAAGTTTCagttgaagaaattgagaagacTGTGAATGAGGTCTTTGAAgaacataaaaatgaaattctgGAGCAACGTTATCGAACGAATG TGGGTGACTTGTTTGGGCAGGTACGGAAGAAGCATCCTTGGGCTGATCCAAAGATTGTAAAG CAATATATTGATtccaaattatttgaattactcGGTGAAAGGACTGCAGCAGATAATGAAAAgatagtgaaaaagaaaaaagagaagccTGCTAAAGTAGAC GATAAACCTGTTGCTATTGTTTCTGTGGAACAGCCTCCATCTGAGGAAGATCTTAACCCATATTTAATATTCCCCCGGCCAGAGGATAATTATAAg GTTCATACTGAAGTATTTTTCAGTAATGGAACTATCCTAAGATGTTGCAACACCAAGGAGCTGCTTGAAAAGCACCTAAAAGCAACAGGGGGAAGAGTTTTGACTCGCTTTCCTCCTGAACCAAATGGTTATCTTCATATTGGTCATGCCAAGGTAGTATCAGCTGTTCTTTTATAtgctttttgtctttttttcaattgctGTCTTCAGTCTTTGACCAGAAACTTTCCTCTATTTGTCATTATCATTATGATCTATCAGGCAATGTTTGTTGATTTTGGCCTGGCAAAAGAGCGAGGTGGAGGTTGTTATTTGAg GTATGACGACACGAATCCAGAAGCTGAGAAGAAGGAATATATTGATCATATAGAAGAGATTGTCAAGTGGATGGGTTGGGAGCCTTTCAAG ATTACTTATACTAGTGATTACTTCCAAGATCTGTATGAGTTAGCTGTGGAGCTCATACGTAGGGGTCATGCTTATGTGGATCACCAG ACTCCTGACGAAATAAAGGAGtacagagagaaaaagatgaatagTCCCTGGAGGGATAGGCCTGTGGCTGAGTCATTGAAATTGTTTGACGAAATGAAGCAAGGTCTGATTGAGGAAGGCAAGGCGACTCTTAGAATGAAACAAGACATGCAGAGtgataattttaatatgtatGATCTTATTGCATATCGTATTAAG TTTACTCCTCATCCACATGCTGGAGACAAGTGGTGTATTTATCCAAGCTACGATTATGCACACTGCACTGTGGATTCTCTTGAGAATATAACACATTCG CTGTGTACCTTGGAATTTGAAACACGTCGTGCTTCGTACTACTGGTTATTGCATGCACTGGACCTTTATCAACCGTATGTGTGGGAATATTCTCGCCTCAATGTTTCAAATAATGTGTTGTCTAAGCGTAAG TTAAATCGACTGGTGACGGAAAAGTGGGTTGATGGTTGGGATGATCCTCGCCTATTGACACTTGCTGGTCTTAGGCGCAGAGGTGTTACATCAACTGCAATTAATGCGTTTGTTCGAGGAATGGGAATTACAAGAAG TGACTGTTCTTTGATTCAGTTCAATCGTCTTGAATATCACATTAGAGAAGAGCTAAATAAAACTGCTGCACGAGCAATGGTTGTCTTGCAGCCACTTAAG GTTGTTATTACAAACTTAGAAAATGGATCAATTTTGGATCTTGATGCCAAGAAATGGCCTGAAGCTCAAGCAGATGAGGCATCGGCCTTTTATAAG GTTCCCTTTTCCAATATTGTGTACATAGAACAATCAGATTTCCGGTTGAAAGATTCAAAAGATTACTATGGTCTTGCACCTGGAAAGTCTGTCCTTCTGAG GTATGCATATCCTATTAAATGTACAGATGTTATCCTTGCGGATGATAAGGAAACTGTACTTGAGATTCGAGCAGAATATGATGCTTCCAAGAAATCAAAGCCAAAG GGGGTCCTACATTGGGTTGCACAACCTTCTCCAGGAGTTAATCCGCTCAATGTGGAAGTTAGATTGTTTGACAAGCTATTCCTTTCTGAG AACCCTGCTGAACTTGATAATTGGCTTGCTGATTTGAACCCACATTCTAAAGTAGTCATCCCAAGTGCATATGCTGTACCAGAACTTAGGAATGCTGTTGTTGGGGATACATTCCAATTTGAAAGGCTTG GGTATTTTGCGGTTGATAAAGACTCAACTCCTGAGAAACTCGTATTCAATCGCACAGTCACGCTGAGAGATAGCTATAAGAGCAGCAAGTGA
- the LOC111809259 gene encoding transcription factor BEE 1-like isoform X1 — protein MKGHQWRLLPLQKQTLYKACFCRAMGYNDLEMISNHFTVDSSNESDHYQGTIMSSANPFFTDTFCFEKFDHFHETPSCVAPTAALCSSAPANYSSFPAFNTEGSKSSGGRKRKSKNEGDEEKPKGVIHVRAKRGQATDSHSLAERVRREKINQRLRFLQDLVPGCYKTMGMAVMLDVIINYIQSLQNQIEFLSMKLSVASRYYDFNNSSETDEIEIMQFLQATNGCGYMEEMGGRVVVREEEGNGGSFYHHSTLPPL, from the exons ATGAAAGGTCACCAATGGCGGCTTCTTCCTTTGCAAAAACAAACCCTTTATAAAGCTTGTTTTTGTAGAGCCATGGGTTACAATGATTTAGAGATGATAAGCAACCATTTCACCGTGGATAGCTCGAATGAAAGTGATCATTATCAAGGAACAATCATGAGCTCGGCTAACCCTTTTTTCACTGACaccttttgttttgaaaagtttgatcATTTTCATGAAACCCCAAGCTGTGTTGCCCCAACTGCTGCTCTTTGCTCCTCCGCGCCTGCAAATTACTCTTCGTTTCCTGCGTTTAACACAGAAGGTTCCAAG AGCTCGggaggaagaaagaggaaaagcAAAAATGAAGGGGATGAGGAGAAGCCTAAAGGAGTGATTCATGTGAGAGCAAAACGAGGCCAAGCTACCGATAGTCACAGCTTAGCGGAAAGG gtaagaagagagaaaataaaccAGAGGCTGAGATTCTTACAGGACTTGGTTCCAGGATGCTACAAG acAATGGGAATGGCTGTCATGTTAGATGTGATCATAAACTACATCCAATCTCTGCAGAATCAAATAGAG ttcCTCTCAATGAAGCTTTCGGTTGCTAGTCGGTACTATGACTTCAACAACAGCTCGGAGACGGATGAGATTGAGATAATGCAG TTTTTGCAGGCAACAAATGGGTGTGGTTACATGGAAGAGATGGGCGGGAGGGTTGTagttagagaagaagaagggaatgGAGGCTCCTTTTACCACCACTCTACTTTGCCACCTCTCTAA
- the LOC111809259 gene encoding transcription factor BEE 1-like isoform X2 yields the protein MKGHQWRLLPLQKQTLYKACFCRAMGYNDLEMISNHFTVDSSNESDHYQGTIMSSANPFFTDTFCFEKFDHFHETPSCVAPTAALCSSAPANYSSFPAFNTEGSKSSGGRKRKSKNEGDEEKPKGVIHVRAKRGQATDSHSLAERVRREKINQRLRFLQDLVPGCYKTMGMAVMLDVIINYIQSLQNQIEFLSMKLSVASRYYDFNNSSETDEIEIMQATNGCGYMEEMGGRVVVREEEGNGGSFYHHSTLPPL from the exons ATGAAAGGTCACCAATGGCGGCTTCTTCCTTTGCAAAAACAAACCCTTTATAAAGCTTGTTTTTGTAGAGCCATGGGTTACAATGATTTAGAGATGATAAGCAACCATTTCACCGTGGATAGCTCGAATGAAAGTGATCATTATCAAGGAACAATCATGAGCTCGGCTAACCCTTTTTTCACTGACaccttttgttttgaaaagtttgatcATTTTCATGAAACCCCAAGCTGTGTTGCCCCAACTGCTGCTCTTTGCTCCTCCGCGCCTGCAAATTACTCTTCGTTTCCTGCGTTTAACACAGAAGGTTCCAAG AGCTCGggaggaagaaagaggaaaagcAAAAATGAAGGGGATGAGGAGAAGCCTAAAGGAGTGATTCATGTGAGAGCAAAACGAGGCCAAGCTACCGATAGTCACAGCTTAGCGGAAAGG gtaagaagagagaaaataaaccAGAGGCTGAGATTCTTACAGGACTTGGTTCCAGGATGCTACAAG acAATGGGAATGGCTGTCATGTTAGATGTGATCATAAACTACATCCAATCTCTGCAGAATCAAATAGAG ttcCTCTCAATGAAGCTTTCGGTTGCTAGTCGGTACTATGACTTCAACAACAGCTCGGAGACGGATGAGATTGAGATAATGCAG GCAACAAATGGGTGTGGTTACATGGAAGAGATGGGCGGGAGGGTTGTagttagagaagaagaagggaatgGAGGCTCCTTTTACCACCACTCTACTTTGCCACCTCTCTAA
- the LOC111808968 gene encoding uncharacterized protein LOC111808968, protein MFYFPSTKSVWQPRKLLCFSFPSEKITLFFFSLRENYSVFLFLFEKSRTMEVPVLNRIAELGSDLGLLRIFTSISPSPHFWKWGAVLITLLATFSGIINRLKILIIVIRRSSRTTPISEPLSRSLHGGETAGLVSENLRSSLLSSSESEDEKEADREPDDGSDFRVKGTARCSRLRRRYGGGSDGDSVPWSWPCFGSERSVVRQWGDVKLKCEFEKLSGSVISLYDENEEAEICSIFSDGAPLQVAALSPGRMVVAAGERVSSSVSLKLWDTRCRSRTSVLAAEWNSPSGKVVDVYSNDVDKIYLRDNGGDRIVVGDVRKVRPVSENSSAVDSGGWWESEHRRRL, encoded by the coding sequence ATGTTCTACTTTCCCTCTACTAAATCTGTTTGGCAGCCCAGAAAattactctgtttttcttttccctccgAGAAAattactctgtttttcttttccctccgAGAAAattactctgtttttctttttctcttcgagaaatcaagaacaatgGAAGTTCCTGTGCTGAACAGGATTGCTGAATTAGGCTCAGATCTGGGTTTGCTTCGAATTTTCACTTCCATTTCCCCATCCCCACATTTTTGGAAATGGGGTGCTGTTCTTATAACTTTGTTGGCCACTTTTAGTGGAATAATCAATCGGCTCAAGATTTTAATCATTGTCATTCGTCGGAGCAGTCGAACCACTCCCATTTCCGAACCTCTCTCCCGATCTCTCCACGGCGGGGAGACTGCTGGTTTAGTTTCGGAGAATCTCAGATCTTCCCTGCTTTCAAGCTCGGAATCGGAAGATGAGAAAGAGGCGGACCGGGAACCGGACGACGGGTCGGATTTTCGAGTCAAAGGGACGGCTCGTTGTTCTCGTCTCCGGCGACGGTACGGCGGCGGAAGCGATGGAGATTCGGTTCCGTGGTCGTGGCCGTGTTTTGGGTCGGAACGGAGCGTAGTGAGGCAATGGGGTGATGTGAAATTGAAATGCGAGTTTGAGAAGTTAAGTGGGAGTGTGATTTCGTTGTACGATGAGAATGAAGAGGCGGAGATCTGCTCCATTTTCAGCGATGGAGCTCCGTTGCAAGTGGCGGCTTTATCGCCGGGGAGAATGGTGGTGGCCGCCGGAGAGAGAGTCTCGTCGAGCGTGTCACTTAAGCTTTGGGATACGCGTTGCCGGAGCCGGACGTCAGTGCTGGCGGCGGAGTGGAATTCGCCGTCCGGAAAGGTCGTCGACGTCTATTCTAATGATGTAGACAAAATCTATCTTAGAGATAACGGAGGCGACAGAATAGTGGTCGGTGATGTTAGAAAAGTTAGGCCAGTGTCGGAGAATTCGTCGGCCGTCGACAGCGGCGGCTGGTGGGAGTCGGAACATAGACGCCGTTTATAG